Sequence from the Peromyscus eremicus chromosome 4, PerEre_H2_v1, whole genome shotgun sequence genome:
tatttagttttatgtgtaagtgtgtgtctgAATGTATGACAGTGTAGTACCATGTGTGCAGGAAAACAAGGTCAGAGGAGGCATTGGACACCCTAGAACTAGAACGGACAGTTAAGAACTGCACATATATGCTGAGAATTGAAACCAAGTTTTCTTTAAGATAAACAAGTTCtataatcactgagccatctctcgatcACAAGCAAGATTATCTTAAGTGTATATTATTAACTGTAAAAGTAGGGATTTCACTGTAAGATGTTCATATAACTATAATGCACACTAATCATGCTCATTCCACTTACTGTCACATATTTCCCCATTTCTGCACCACTggtgcccttcttcttcccagttacTCCTTCTTCTACTCTCatttataaaaatagtattttacaaTGTTCATGTTCCTGAATCAGTGtcatttcacttagcatgatttatatttttgttcTCTTGGTAATAGCCATTCTGAGTAGgccaaaatattatttcaaagtctcattgatttctttcatttgttttttttattgctgttggtTTTTATTGTGAGGTGTTTTTTGttgtcttaattaattaattgattgatttgattcattaattgattgattggtaCTAAGGCTTAAACccaaggtctcatgtatgctaggGAAGCTCcctaacactgagctacatatTCGCAACATAAtccaattattttttatattgtaaaCTTGAAATAGGATCTTACTAAGTGGCTCGGGTTGTCTTTGACTGCTATTTTTCCACCCCGGCCTCACAAGGAGCTGGAATTACCAGCCTGCATCTTCAGGCTAAATTAGTTTGATGTgtatttaccaaatacaaattaACCATCCAACCTAACACCTCTCAAAATTCTGCTGGCATTCATTTCAGAAGTAGAAAAACATGATCCTAGCATTAAGTAAGTACAAGTTCATCCAAACAGTCAAGGGAATTTTTAGCAAAGGAAGTAATGTCAGATGTCTCACAGCACCTGACTTCAAATTATACCACAGAATCAGGGTTACAAACAGCATGTGACAGGCACAAAGTAATAATGTTGACTGATACATGGCTTAGAAATAAACTTACAAAGTAAAGCTATTTGACTTTTCACAACATGTCAAAAATTTACAGTGGAGGATAGGGTAATCTCTTTAGTAAATCCAGAAGAACGAATCTCACTGTATCTGTAgttcttacaaaataaaatttagaatggGTCAAAGACTTATCAcaaacacacttacacataaaactaaatgttattttttgaataattatttattgtgttacctgaaactttgaaattactgaagaagaagaaaacatccTTGGAACACTTCAAGTATAAGCATAcacaaggactttctgaataatactccaaaacacaggaaatagTAGAAAGAATTGACAAAGAGAttacaggaaattaaaaaaacttCTATAAAGCAAAGGCAACAACTAATAGAGTGAAGAGATAGCTAAAGAACGAGAGATCTTTATCTCTCCACCACTATTCACCCAATAAGGGATTATAATGCatattatataaagaactaaaaaaaaattaaacactaaagccaaaaattaatgcaataaaaataagtGGGCCAATGAACTGAGTagatatttttcaaaaagaaatacagatggctaataaatacatgaaaaatgatATATTTAGTCATCAAGCAATAACTTTTTTTGAACATTATTACAGCTATTTATGTTTGGGAAAGTATATGTTGAGGACAGgggggtcagaagaggacatctctTGCTTGGAGCTGAAGACACCATTCACTTaagacacagggcccagaggtTCTGAGCTAGATCTGACCAGAATGCTCCCCTGCTGAGGGTGAGCTTTTATGGTAGGAGAAGGATCTGCTACTTCATGGTACCTGAAACGACACTAATGTATGGTTTAAATGTGGAGATACCTATGATGAAATTACTAACAGTAGTACAGATGGTTAAATGTCATAAAGAGCTGtcaatagaaaatgaaattttaatgtagaaaagaaaagatatgaacaaaagaaaattaacattaggaaagagaaagggacccagaaggacagaaaaggaagaacaTGAGAAATGATAGACGGCACTGTATCTGTATTCCTAAATTCTGTATCTATTCTTTTTCTATTATGTGTTTAGGTTTAGCCTGAAGTGGTACATTTTTACCAcaatttcacaaaataaaaaattattctaCTTCTTGTTCACATTTTCTGTAGTTCCCTTGTGTTGAAATTTTACTCTTCTATGTAAGCCAATTACAAATGCAACAATATGTTATTCTCAAATCctttatatttcttatattttgtaATTTGCTAATTTCAACCTTACATCAAAAGAGTTGATCAATACATTTGTAAGAAAATAGTTTGGTTCTTGGGCCAAAAGGATCTGATACACGAAATACCAATGTTTTTAAGGAAACAGATTCATTGTAAAGAGTTTCTATTCTCTTATCATACAGGAATGAATCTTTTCTTCAAAAAGACTTACAAGCAATACCTTTACTGTGATGGGAGTCAAAGTGAATGATCAAAGAATCCAAGAAAAGGTTTTAGAAGACTATGAAACTCCACTTAGGTATAAATATTAAATGAACAGTTAAGAGTACATAATAttactttatttctatttatgtctataaatatatatttatagacataaatataagaaatatatttctatatatttcttaaaactttttattaaCATAGTTTAATAGATACCAAATGGGTATTATCAATGATTTCAATAAGTCATTTCAATAATTCATCAGATCTCTAAGTTAAGAAAATATTATCTCAGCCACATAGTGACTCCTCATCAAATAGAACATTCAATTTGCCAAtaattttttctgcatctattaaTAGCTGACTCTTGGGAAAAAAACATATTTGTAGAAGGCATAGTTCCTATACAAAACTAATAATGACATAGTTATTGAACATTATTCCCAGGTGTATTAACTGGTTGTATTTCTGTTGATAAGTATCCGTTAGCCTTTAGTTGTAATGGTGAGTGGTGAATTAGAAAAAGAGTAACTCTCCCTGTGTTTCTCATCCCTTGAAGATGCTGAAGGCAGAATTTATGCCTGATCTGGTAGGTGGAGCACCATTTTCTAATCTTCTAGTGTCAGGTTGTATCACCCTCAACTTGTTCTGTGTTTTTCATAATCTATTTTCATCatccatttgaaaaatatttaaaataattttgtgtctTTATGTTTCAACCTAACTCACCTCTCTTGAGTTCATTTGTAACCTGTGGTTTCTTTCCTCACACTTTAAACTCCTTAGGAGGAATTAAAACAGTCTTCAAAGCATTATTGTTTTAAAGTAACATGTGTAATattttgactcttctttcccctttctctcaaAAGAATtagatcataaaaataaaatagcaatgtCTATATTTTGTTTATCTCATAGCAATCAATTATTCTTTCCAATCTGAAAAGCAATAAAATAGTTTCCTAAAGATTACCAATTTTTATGGTGGCTTAAAACTTACTTAGTACTTATGCTGTAATGTTATACTGTGTTAGATATTGGCAATGTTATACTGTGTTAGAAATTGGtaattccaatatatatatatatatatataaacttagaTACATAGgtttttttatatgaaaaaaatactgTAAGATATAACACCTCATATTAGGAAGATTAAACTGACATAGTTATTTAATTTCAATCACATGAGGCTGTCAAGATAGCTTAGTGCATAAAGAAGCTTTCCACAAATTATGTTTACGCATTTGTATATAATTTGAAATGTGttttgaaaagtaactaatttGCAGCTATGtctttatattttgagaaaagtCATCATTGCTTAAATAGAAGTCTGTGACACATTCTAAATCATTGCATAATAGTAGTATCTTTTCTACCCTACCACTCATTATATATTTCTTCAAGCTGCATGCTGTCCATTTTGTGTTAGTTTATCATATATCCACTACTTTTCAGGAATTTTGTATTTAATCCAGAGATTAGTCCTCTGTGAAGTGATAGTTTCATAAGTCTAAACTTGCTTTAGTTTATTACTATAGTTTCAGTTCCCATTGTATAAAGGGGTTCAAAtacataagaaaaatattttaatataatgtatACACTATGCTTTATAATGTCTTTTTCTGTATAAAGAGACTATTACCTACTTATTATATTTGCTCAAATTCTCTTCCACATATTTCTTTGTCTTAATTTTTGAGGCAGTTGTGTAATTTGGAAATTGATTATTGAAATTTTGGGCTTGTTTTTCAAATAGCATTCTCTGAATCAGATTCTTGTCTATTTCATAACATACTGTTAATCGATAGCTCTAATgggatttctttatgtttttagtttaatttttcacTTATACTCAAAAGTTGgcaatttaaaaatttcattcaAATCATGttgaataaattatttctaaatgcTTCCTTTAGTTATTATTATAAATCTTTAAACTAGCTTGAAAAATTAGTAacttatatattatattcattttcCATAGCCATTTGGAAAAATCCTCTGAAATATTATGACATTTCACCCAAGTTTTATACAATATGCTACAGAACTTCAAAAAGTTTCTCAATAAATACACCCAAGAATTAAGTTGGAAAATGCCATGGACAGCTTGATCTTTGGATAGACAGCTCCTCAAACATCCTGTAGAATGATTTAAacacaaggaagaaaggagacaaTAGTATCATTCATTTTAGTGAAGATAAAGAAACTTGAGATGTAGAAGCAAAAACTGACAATGGAAATCTAGAGGAAATAATTGATTTAAGAATTATTTGAAAGTAAATATAGGAAAGGCATAGCAACTAGTCCAGAAAATTTCTAGTTCTGATACAAAGTAAAGTTTGTTGAAAACTAACAAACCTCTGCTCACATTCTGAGGAAATAGAATTTCTTTGATGGTAAATGGAAAGGCACATAACTGACACATGTCAGAAAGCCAATGATAGAAATGTATAGCAATAAGATCCCAATAAAGATAATGAAATTCTGCAATAATGTCAAGGAAACTGTGATTAATATGATTATTACATAGGATTTTGAGAGTTATGGCTATTTTCTCTAAAACACCCTGAATAAAGGAAACTATCATAGTAGAATGAATAAAATTGATGACAGCTTTACAAAGGAGAAGTCAGAGAGAACAGACCAGTTAGTGCAAAGAATTCCAGGGCCtcgcttttttgtttgtttgtttgtttacttgctttgTATTTGGACACAAGGTCTCCTGCAGTCAATGGTCCTTACAGCTCACTATCTATCCCTGAATGACCTTGAATTGGTGATCCTATGATGTTGCCTACTCCCAAGTGCTACCACACTCAGCATCTagatttaaactaaaaaagcaacaaTATAAAAAGAAGTCACTATGTCAGTAGATTAAGAAATATAAAAGCTGAATAATAAATTTTAGTTAATTAACTATATAGCTGAAGAAGATACCAGCGTATAATTAAAGGGTCCACCCTTGAAGAACACAGAGTGGTAATTAGGAGCATGGATTACCATATCCTATAGTTATGGATGCAAGTCCTAACTCTGTCACTTCATCTCTCTAAAAGTCAGTGTCTCTGTGTATAAAACGGACCTAATAAAACAGAACTTGGAATTGGGTGAAGTTTAAGTGAGGTATGTTAAACATAAAGCCTTTCCCAGAATAATAATACAACTTATGTATAAATGTTACCATTAATAATCATATTTTACTGCCACGAATATATTCTATTATTGTAggaaataatgaatgaataaatcacttCAAGCCTGTACTATTATGAGTAATTATTTGAATGTTGTAAGTGACTTCAATCTGTATATCTGTCCTCCACAATAACTtgtgcaaacaaaaacaaaacacatgacaGGTACACCAAGCAAAATGCTCAGTTGGTGGAGAAAATGTTGATGTTAACAACAGAGTAAGAAATGCAGCTAGGAGTAATTTGCAAGTCACTGACAAAGCATTTacatgaaaataacaaaaatattgtcACGTGAATGGAGGACTCATAGGAGAGGAActgtgggaaacaaaggcaaccttgagaatcaaagcaaaacaaaacaaaacaaaaaagtacctggttctgaaaaaaaatcaaagtagccTGTTTTCATCAACTTAACATGTTAACAACTTTTTGTATTTAataattttctataattaaaGGAAGATGTTTTTCAACCCAAGAGCTGATGATTCTCCTGCCCTGACATCACGCACACTGCAACTAAAGAAATAAGCTGCATTATACTgctattttccatttctttttgtgtGATCTTCCAATCTCTTTATGTGTGATATTCTGATCAATATATTTCTCTTCCTAATGTTACTCATGTATCTCCAACTCTGTTAAATACAGTCAACAGAACAAAGAATTATAATCAGTGGGGATACACCTTCCTATTGCTGATGCCAATTTGGTCATTTTTCTATCAACAGGCACACTGAaatcctctcctttcttccagtTGATGGATCAAATAAATGACACTGTAATTTTTGAGTTCGTGTTGCTGGGACTCTCCAGTTCCTGGAAAACTACAGTTTTTCTCATATCCACTTTTTCTTTGCTCTATTTAAGCATCATCTTGGGAAatcttttcattgtctttttgGTGATTACTGACACCCATTTACAATCCCCTATGTACTTTCTTCTGGCCAATCTGTCCATCATTGATGTTGGACTTTCCTCTACCACTGTTCCCAAGATGATCTCAGATCTTCTGAAAGAACGCAAAGTAATTTCTTTCCACAGTTGCATGACTCAGATCTGTTTTATTCACATTATGGGAGGAGTGGAGATGGTGCTGCTCATAGCCATGGCATTTGACAGGTACACAGCCATCTGTAAGCCTCTGCACTACTTGAGCATCATGAGCCCTAAAATATGCATTTCATTTGTAATCTCGGGCTGGGTCACTGGTGTGATCCACGCCCTGTCCCAGTTCTCTTTTGTGATAAAGCTGCCTTTTTGTGGTCCTAACAAAGTAGACAGCTTTTACTGTGACTTCCCTCGGATCATACAACTCGCATGCACTGATGGAGACAAGTTTGAGTTTGTTGTTGCGGCCAACAGTGGCTTCATGAGCATGGGGAccttcttcctgcttctcctctccTATGTCTTCATTTTGGTCACAGTCTGGAAAAGGTCTTCAGGGGACTTGTCAAAGGCGCTTGTCACTCTGTCTGCACACATCACTGTGGTTGTGCTTTTCTTCACTCCATGCATGTTTCTCTATGTGTGGCCCTTCCCCACATCCTCAGTTGACAAATACCTGTTTATTGTTGACTTTGCTGTCACCCCTGCCCTGAATCCTGTCATCTATGCATTAAGGAACAAAGATATGAAGGAAGCCATAAAAAATCTGAGCAAGCAGAGATGTTACATCAGATTTTTCTGACCAGATCTGTCATTAGAGTCTGTTTACGAGTGCAGAAATCTGCATTTTTCCTGCTCATTGAACATCTTTATAAACATGTTACTCAGGCCAGAGTTGACATGAAATCTACCTCACTGAACAAATATATGTTACTTTTGCAGACTTACTAACAGATTTTACAACTGTGGGAAACAGGAATCTATCACAACATACGATATCATAAAAAGATAGTGACACTAttaaagaataatattttatactttaGATCACAATCATTTTGACATAAGAAATAACATAATGGCATTCCTTCTGTTTCCCATgtgcttcacaaaaaaaaaaagaacaacctgTTCAGTTATTTTGGCAAATGTCACATCTAACAGCTAGATACACAGAAGCAATAGCTCTATTTAGTTACTTAGCTCAAAGCACCTCcaaagaaaccctaagacataatCTGCTTACAGATAATTTATTTAGAAGCTGATTTTCAGAGGCATCAATAAGAGAGCAGAGATGAGAATAGAGAAGTTAAATATTATTGTGGTAATACACATAACTTGGTTTCAGGAAcacagaagtaaagaaaatggAACACTACTTACTATTAATGGGAAAATGTGGAGATTGTTGAATGATTTTCAAACAAGATGACCAAACAATTCAGAAACCCCATtatttgatgtgtgtatgtgtgtgtgtgtgtgtgtgtgtgtgtgt
This genomic interval carries:
- the LOC131908445 gene encoding olfactory receptor 4F21-like, producing the protein MDQINDTVIFEFVLLGLSSSWKTTVFLISTFSLLYLSIILGNLFIVFLVITDTHLQSPMYFLLANLSIIDVGLSSTTVPKMISDLLKERKVISFHSCMTQICFIHIMGGVEMVLLIAMAFDRYTAICKPLHYLSIMSPKICISFVISGWVTGVIHALSQFSFVIKLPFCGPNKVDSFYCDFPRIIQLACTDGDKFEFVVAANSGFMSMGTFFLLLLSYVFILVTVWKRSSGDLSKALVTLSAHITVVVLFFTPCMFLYVWPFPTSSVDKYLFIVDFAVTPALNPVIYALRNKDMKEAIKNLSKQRCYIRFF